A genomic window from Leptolyngbya sp. BL0902 includes:
- a CDS encoding trimeric intracellular cation channel family protein — translation MEYILAQVGVAVFAISGVLSAARQRLDIFSVVVVGLLTAIGGGTLRDVILDVPVFWLLDLTAFWVALGASFATFLGFRFILKLPPRLLSYLDAMGVALFSVQAIDKTLSLEHPAAVAVVMGLITSIAGGILRDVVTHRPTMLLSRELYATPIVFGGILYVLLLKTLPAPLGRLVAMGLIFGIRAVAIRWQLFLPLRLTLKVDPHHFDDTPDP, via the coding sequence ATGGAGTATATTTTGGCCCAGGTGGGGGTGGCGGTGTTTGCGATTTCGGGGGTGTTGTCGGCGGCGCGGCAGCGGTTGGATATTTTTAGTGTGGTGGTGGTGGGGCTGCTAACGGCCATTGGCGGCGGCACCCTGCGGGACGTAATTTTGGACGTGCCTGTCTTTTGGCTGCTGGATCTCACCGCCTTTTGGGTGGCGTTGGGGGCGTCCTTTGCCACGTTCCTCGGCTTTCGTTTTATCCTCAAACTGCCGCCTCGGCTGCTGTCCTATTTGGATGCCATGGGGGTAGCGCTGTTTTCGGTGCAGGCCATTGATAAGACTCTGTCCTTGGAACATCCGGCGGCGGTGGCGGTGGTGATGGGTCTGATTACCAGCATTGCCGGAGGGATTTTGCGAGATGTTGTCACCCATCGGCCTACGATGCTGCTGTCGAGGGAGCTCTATGCCACCCCGATTGTGTTTGGCGGTATCCTCTACGTGCTGCTGCTGAAAACCTTGCCTGCTCCCCTGGGTCGGCTTGTGGCGATGGGGCTAATTTTTGGTATTCGGGCGGTGGCCATTCGCTGGCAGTTATTTCTGCCCCTGCGCCTCACCCTCAAGGTAGATCCCCACCATTTTGATGACACGCCCGACCCCTAG